A stretch of Lysinibacillus agricola DNA encodes these proteins:
- a CDS encoding acyl-CoA dehydrogenase: MNILQIKEHGLEIEQLGRLPKDVLELIYEHQLFKLFTTKELGGKDLDLLEGIKVFQQMSALDGNFGWLVTIGTGGNAFIPTLNQEICEKIYSPRNAVIAGSGYPTGTAVKMDGGYRVTGQWKYCSGADYATTFTMNCFIEHEGVRTDEIISCSVDRDQVEVLDDWRAMGLKATASHTIRVQNAWVPREATFQLGTMKNKYGSAVHSFPFGAFAEASFLSVCLGITEDFLEETSILVKQRNYDPSRAERMGAIQFILMQQQKHFRQLEEQFYAMLNEYWQKHKEGHEFTAEELQQFSRMSKDNADACVDIVNNLIRRLGMDAITETSPINRIWRNLYTAAQHVFLTPF; the protein is encoded by the coding sequence TTGAACATATTACAAATAAAAGAGCACGGTTTAGAAATTGAGCAACTAGGTAGATTGCCAAAAGATGTATTGGAGCTTATTTATGAGCACCAATTGTTTAAGCTGTTCACAACAAAGGAATTAGGCGGTAAGGATTTAGATTTATTAGAGGGCATTAAGGTATTCCAGCAGATGTCTGCACTTGATGGCAACTTTGGCTGGCTTGTCACAATAGGTACAGGTGGTAACGCATTTATTCCAACATTAAACCAAGAAATTTGTGAAAAAATATATTCACCAAGAAATGCAGTAATAGCAGGCAGTGGTTATCCTACAGGCACAGCAGTAAAAATGGATGGAGGCTATCGTGTAACAGGCCAGTGGAAGTATTGTAGTGGAGCAGATTATGCTACAACCTTTACGATGAATTGCTTTATTGAGCATGAAGGTGTTAGAACAGATGAAATAATTAGTTGCTCAGTAGATCGTGACCAAGTAGAGGTTCTTGATGATTGGCGAGCAATGGGCTTAAAAGCGACAGCTAGTCATACGATTCGTGTGCAGAATGCTTGGGTACCCCGAGAGGCAACGTTCCAATTGGGCACAATGAAAAATAAGTATGGAAGTGCAGTACATAGTTTTCCGTTTGGAGCATTTGCGGAAGCTTCATTTTTAAGTGTTTGTCTTGGTATAACAGAAGATTTCTTAGAAGAGACGTCTATTTTAGTGAAGCAAAGAAACTATGATCCAAGCCGTGCTGAACGTATGGGTGCAATACAATTTATACTGATGCAGCAACAGAAGCACTTTAGACAGCTTGAGGAGCAATTTTATGCTATGTTAAATGAATACTGGCAAAAACATAAAGAAGGTCATGAGTTCACTGCAGAAGAACTACAACAATTTTCACGAATGAGTAAGGACAATGCAGATGCTTGTGTAGATATTGTCAATAACTTAATACGTAGACTCGGTATGGATGCAATTACGGAAACATCTCCGATTAATCGTATTTGGAGAAATTTATATACAGCTGCACAGCATGTTTTTTTAACTCCTTTCTGA
- the yyaC gene encoding spore protease YyaC, whose product MNTIPKLLLPYSLHHESKNIVWQLSTLFLEHIPFHHERLIFCCIGSDRCTGDTLGPLTGSFLKKSVSFPYEIVGSLDNPLHALNLDTTMQQLHNHTIKPFIIAIDACLGSEQNVGHISVQNGPIFPGKAVKKELPPIGDISIKGIVNVGGFMEMLVLQNTRLHISYAMAEKLSRALLLAAHRYSLKNIEDSNHNTDNDETWQQVGSLDLS is encoded by the coding sequence ATGAATACTATACCAAAATTGTTACTCCCTTATTCTCTTCATCATGAAAGTAAAAATATCGTTTGGCAGTTAAGTACATTATTTTTAGAACATATACCGTTTCATCATGAACGCCTTATTTTCTGTTGTATTGGAAGTGATCGTTGTACAGGTGATACACTTGGGCCATTAACAGGAAGCTTCCTAAAAAAGTCAGTTAGTTTTCCATATGAAATTGTAGGCTCTTTAGACAATCCTTTGCATGCTCTTAATTTAGACACTACTATGCAACAGCTACACAATCATACTATAAAACCTTTCATCATTGCGATTGATGCATGTCTTGGAAGTGAACAAAACGTTGGACATATTTCTGTACAGAATGGACCTATTTTTCCAGGAAAAGCTGTAAAAAAAGAATTACCTCCCATCGGCGATATTTCCATTAAAGGAATAGTCAATGTTGGAGGCTTTATGGAAATGCTTGTTTTACAAAATACAAGACTTCATATTTCCTATGCAATGGCAGAAAAGCTTTCAAGAGCGTTATTGCTTGCTGCACATCGTTATTCACTGAAAAATATAGAAGATAGCAACCACAATACCGACAACGATGAGACTTGGCAACAAGTTGGCAGCCTTGATCTTAGTTAA
- the ychF gene encoding redox-regulated ATPase YchF — protein MALTAGIVGLPNVGKSTLFNAITKAGALAANYPFATIDPNVGIVEVPDARLDKLTELVIPKKTVPTAFEFTDIAGIVKGASKGEGLGNKFLAHIREVDAICQVVRCFVDENITHVSGAVDPIDDIEVINLELALADLESVDKRLQRVSKMAKQKDKEAMIEEPVLMKIKEQLENGRPARAAELSEDELKVIKGLHLLTIKPMLYVANVSEDEVADADNNEYVQKVREYAAAEGAQVITICAKIEEEISELDDEEKTMFLEELGIKESGLDQLIRTSYDLLGLATYFTAGVQEVRAWTFRKGMKAPQCAGIIHTDFERGFIRAETVAFDDLVEAGSQAAAKEAGKVRLEGKEYVAQDGDIMLFRFNV, from the coding sequence ATGGCATTAACAGCTGGAATCGTTGGTTTACCTAACGTAGGAAAATCAACATTATTTAACGCAATTACAAAAGCGGGCGCATTGGCTGCAAACTATCCATTCGCAACAATCGATCCGAACGTCGGTATTGTTGAAGTACCAGACGCACGTTTAGATAAATTAACAGAATTAGTAATACCTAAAAAAACAGTACCAACAGCATTTGAGTTTACGGATATTGCTGGAATCGTAAAAGGCGCTTCAAAAGGCGAAGGTTTAGGGAACAAATTCCTTGCTCATATTCGTGAAGTAGATGCAATTTGCCAGGTAGTACGTTGCTTTGTAGATGAAAATATTACGCACGTATCAGGTGCAGTTGATCCGATTGACGATATTGAGGTCATTAACTTAGAGCTTGCACTTGCTGATTTAGAATCTGTTGATAAGCGATTACAACGTGTTAGCAAAATGGCAAAGCAAAAAGACAAAGAAGCGATGATCGAAGAACCAGTTCTGATGAAAATTAAAGAACAATTAGAAAACGGTAGACCAGCACGCGCTGCAGAGCTTTCAGAGGACGAGCTAAAGGTTATTAAAGGACTTCATCTTTTAACGATTAAACCAATGCTTTATGTAGCAAACGTTTCAGAAGATGAAGTAGCTGACGCAGATAATAATGAATATGTGCAAAAGGTACGTGAGTATGCAGCTGCTGAAGGAGCTCAAGTTATCACAATTTGTGCAAAAATCGAAGAAGAAATTTCTGAGCTCGATGATGAAGAAAAAACGATGTTCTTAGAAGAGCTAGGTATTAAAGAATCTGGATTAGATCAATTAATCCGTACTTCATATGATTTACTAGGACTAGCAACTTACTTCACTGCTGGGGTACAAGAGGTACGTGCATGGACATTCCGTAAAGGTATGAAGGCGCCACAATGTGCTGGAATCATTCACACAGACTTCGAGCGTGGATTTATTCGTGCAGAAACAGTTGCTTTCGATGATTTAGTAGAGGCTGGTTCTCAAGCTGCTGCTAAGGAAGCTGGTAAAGTACGTCTTGAAGGTAAAGAGTATGTTGCGCAAGACGGCGATATTATGTTATTCCGTTTCAATGTATAA
- a CDS encoding DUF554 domain-containing protein: MVLLGALINALLIMAGALVGRIFKNIPESMKSTVLSIIGLAVALLGIKMGFESDNFIILMISLVVGTVIGEWLDLDKQMNRLGKWVESLFSKNRTDNNQIGIAEGFVSASLIFVVGSMGVIGALDSGLRNDHNVLITKGLIDGFISIILTSTLGIGVLLSAVPVFVYQGLIALSAGVISSFIPDAALQMFIQEMTAVGGVMIFAIGLNIAGLTKIKAANLLPSLIVVGIVVAIFYIFQ; this comes from the coding sequence GTGGTATTACTAGGTGCATTAATTAACGCTTTGCTCATTATGGCTGGTGCATTAGTAGGGCGCATTTTTAAAAATATTCCTGAATCGATGAAGTCCACTGTATTATCGATCATCGGTTTAGCAGTTGCACTTTTAGGGATTAAAATGGGCTTTGAAAGTGATAATTTTATTATTTTAATGATAAGTTTAGTAGTAGGTACAGTAATTGGTGAGTGGCTAGATTTAGATAAGCAAATGAATAGACTTGGAAAATGGGTAGAATCTTTATTTAGTAAAAATCGTACTGATAATAATCAAATTGGCATAGCAGAAGGTTTTGTATCGGCCTCTTTAATATTTGTAGTTGGCTCTATGGGCGTCATTGGCGCACTCGATAGTGGTCTGCGTAATGATCATAATGTACTTATTACGAAAGGGTTAATCGATGGATTTATATCGATAATATTAACATCTACATTAGGTATTGGCGTGCTATTATCTGCGGTGCCTGTATTCGTCTATCAAGGATTAATTGCACTTTCTGCAGGTGTTATCAGCTCTTTTATACCAGATGCTGCACTACAAATGTTTATTCAAGAAATGACTGCTGTAGGCGGTGTTATGATTTTTGCCATTGGTCTAAATATAGCAGGCTTAACTAAGATCAAGGCTGCCAACTTGTTGCCAAGTCTCATCGTTGTCGGTATTGTGGTTGCTATCTTCTATATTTTTCAGTGA
- a CDS encoding ParB/RepB/Spo0J family partition protein: MAKGLGKGIGALFPGESLEQSGQVEEIQLELIVANPFQPRKIFDEETLQELADSIQEHGILQPIAVRKKGRKYEIVAGERRYRATQLTGLEVIPAIIKELSDTQMMELAILENLQREDLTVIEEAEAYQSLMENLHLTQEELSKRLGKSRPHIANHVRLLALPEDVRAFMNDGTLSMGQGRALLGLKNKRRISEIANKVIKQGLNVRQVEMLVQNLNEEVSRETNQPKKKDIFVAAKETQLRDYFGTNVQIRKANNKGKIEIEFYSEDDLERILEILNLEEE, from the coding sequence ATGGCTAAAGGTTTAGGAAAAGGCATTGGTGCACTATTTCCTGGAGAGTCTTTAGAACAAAGTGGGCAAGTGGAAGAAATACAATTAGAGCTTATCGTCGCAAACCCATTTCAGCCTCGTAAAATTTTTGATGAAGAAACTTTACAAGAATTAGCAGACTCTATACAGGAACATGGCATTTTACAGCCAATTGCTGTACGTAAAAAAGGACGGAAATATGAAATCGTTGCTGGGGAACGCCGTTATAGAGCAACTCAATTAACTGGGTTAGAGGTTATTCCAGCCATTATAAAAGAGCTATCAGATACGCAAATGATGGAACTAGCTATTTTAGAAAATCTACAACGTGAAGATTTGACAGTTATTGAAGAGGCTGAGGCATATCAAAGCCTAATGGAAAACTTACATTTAACACAGGAGGAGCTATCCAAACGATTAGGAAAGAGTAGACCACATATTGCCAATCATGTTCGTTTACTAGCATTACCAGAAGATGTTCGTGCGTTCATGAACGATGGCACACTATCGATGGGACAAGGACGAGCCTTACTTGGATTAAAAAATAAAAGAAGAATATCTGAAATAGCAAATAAGGTTATTAAACAAGGTTTAAATGTGCGTCAAGTTGAAATGTTAGTACAAAACTTAAATGAAGAAGTTTCACGTGAAACAAATCAACCGAAGAAAAAGGATATATTTGTTGCAGCTAAGGAAACACAATTACGTGATTATTTTGGAACAAATGTCCAAATTAGGAAAGCTAACAATAAAGGGAAAATTGAAATTGAATTTTACTCTGAAGATGATTTAGAACGCATTTTAGAAATACTAAATTTAGAGGAAGAGTAA
- the rpsF gene encoding 30S ribosomal protein S6 gives MRKYELMYIVRPNIEDEAKKALVERFNEVLTSNGAEVIESKEWGKRRLAYEIQDFREGFYQIVKVNAPSEAINEYTRLANISEDIIRHIAVREEA, from the coding sequence ATGAGAAAATACGAATTAATGTACATCGTACGTCCGAACATTGAAGACGAAGCGAAGAAAGCTTTAGTTGAACGTTTCAACGAAGTCTTAACTTCTAACGGTGCAGAAGTCATCGAATCAAAAGAGTGGGGCAAACGCCGCTTAGCTTATGAAATTCAAGACTTCCGCGAAGGTTTCTACCAAATCGTGAAAGTAAACGCTCCTTCAGAAGCAATTAACGAATATACACGTCTTGCTAACATTAGCGAAGATATCATTCGCCACATTGCAGTTCGCGAAGAAGCATAA
- a CDS encoding ATP-binding cassette domain-containing protein, giving the protein MLIVNDISKKVKNHDILKETSFNLNNGVVGLLGPNGAGKTTLLRILSTYFEPTTGTISLGNLNWDKNKEEIRKHIGYMPQHIGLFPHLKIIEYLQYIGILRGMALEQIKELALKTLIEVNLEDKANIKIKNLSGGMKQRVGIAQAIMHNPQLLIVDEPTAGLDPEERIRFRNLLKRIAQERIVLFSTHITEDIVMTCDEVLLMNKGTVMKYSHVQDVVSIANQLVWTVTVDSTAYNSMLMKKEFFISNITEEPSSNQITLRIIHNEQPHPLAVQIHPTLEEGYMVWLQKS; this is encoded by the coding sequence ATGCTAATCGTTAATGACATTTCAAAAAAAGTTAAAAATCATGATATTTTAAAAGAAACCTCTTTCAACCTAAATAATGGTGTGGTTGGATTGTTGGGTCCTAATGGCGCTGGAAAGACAACCTTATTACGTATTTTATCCACATATTTTGAACCAACAACCGGAACAATTTCATTAGGTAATTTAAATTGGGACAAAAACAAAGAAGAAATTCGAAAACATATTGGCTATATGCCACAACATATCGGACTTTTTCCGCATTTGAAGATTATTGAATATCTACAATATATCGGGATATTAAGGGGGATGGCATTAGAGCAAATAAAAGAACTTGCCTTAAAAACATTAATCGAAGTTAACTTGGAAGACAAAGCAAATATTAAAATAAAGAATCTTTCAGGCGGTATGAAACAGCGAGTTGGAATTGCTCAAGCTATTATGCATAATCCACAATTGTTAATTGTGGATGAACCAACTGCTGGCTTAGATCCAGAAGAACGTATTCGATTTAGAAATTTATTAAAACGAATTGCTCAAGAACGAATTGTTCTATTTTCAACTCACATTACTGAAGATATTGTGATGACTTGTGACGAGGTATTACTTATGAATAAGGGGACGGTTATGAAGTATTCTCATGTGCAAGATGTTGTCAGTATTGCGAATCAACTTGTTTGGACAGTTACTGTTGATTCAACTGCTTATAACTCCATGCTTATGAAAAAAGAATTCTTTATTAGTAATATTACGGAGGAACCTAGTTCGAATCAAATAACGTTACGAATTATTCATAATGAACAACCACATCCGCTAGCAGTTCAAATACATCCTACATTGGAGGAAGGTTATATGGTTTGGTTACAAAAGAGCTAA
- a CDS encoding DUF3267 domain-containing protein, which produces MLPDKEPIVIELDIKKLMMDNIVVTSGLVILFVAIQYICFKDFDFSFWTMISGSILFAILYIVFIVLHEAFHLIGFMAFGGAPFKSLKYGLNLELGIAYATTEQPLPNHAMKKALLLPFWTTGVLPTIAGFYFNNTVLVLVGAFLIAGAVGDFAMYKELRKYPKNALVQDDPHLPKLYVYMPEEKK; this is translated from the coding sequence ATGCTACCAGATAAAGAACCAATCGTAATAGAGTTGGATATAAAAAAGCTCATGATGGACAATATTGTTGTCACAAGTGGTCTTGTCATATTATTTGTAGCTATCCAATATATTTGCTTTAAAGATTTTGATTTTTCATTTTGGACTATGATTAGTGGGTCCATACTTTTTGCCATCCTGTATATTGTTTTCATTGTCTTACATGAAGCCTTTCATTTAATTGGTTTTATGGCCTTTGGAGGCGCGCCCTTTAAATCATTAAAATATGGCCTTAATTTAGAGCTTGGCATAGCGTACGCAACAACTGAACAACCATTACCAAACCATGCAATGAAAAAAGCTTTATTACTTCCATTCTGGACAACTGGCGTCCTTCCGACAATCGCAGGTTTTTACTTTAACAATACTGTTTTAGTATTAGTAGGCGCTTTTCTAATAGCTGGGGCAGTAGGTGATTTTGCCATGTATAAAGAGTTGCGCAAATATCCAAAAAATGCATTAGTACAGGATGATCCTCATTTACCTAAGCTTTATGTATATATGCCTGAGGAAAAGAAATAA
- a CDS encoding DUF951 domain-containing protein, which produces MEAKKFGLNDIVEMKKQHPCGTNKWKIIRMGADVRIKCEGCQHSVMIPRREFEKKMKKVLISTSED; this is translated from the coding sequence ATGGAAGCGAAGAAATTTGGTTTAAACGATATTGTGGAAATGAAAAAGCAGCACCCATGTGGCACAAATAAGTGGAAAATTATTCGGATGGGGGCGGATGTACGCATTAAATGCGAAGGCTGTCAGCATAGTGTCATGATTCCACGTCGCGAATTTGAGAAAAAAATGAAAAAGGTTTTAATTTCTACAAGTGAAGACTAG
- a CDS encoding mechanosensitive ion channel family protein: protein MDWFSEKVLSNLWDKLMSEKLWETIITASIKITVILIASWLAVRLGKKFIKKVFLMRMRSPLDHSERRQTTISRLLQSVISYAVYFSAIIAILAILEIRIAGLLAGAGIVGLAIGFGAQSLVKDVITGFFIIFEDQFGVGDYIKINAAEGTVVEIGLRTTKINGSTGEQFIIPNGSIGDVVNYSVNNSKIYIDLQMATDANFERAESIIKKYLDTLPKIHKELVTVPVFLGVQNVKGTEVTIRIAAETLPQQQYGVARTIRRDVTKLFEENNIPMAHPKMMFYGGVNGNEEGRSE, encoded by the coding sequence ATGGATTGGTTTAGTGAAAAGGTATTAAGTAACTTATGGGATAAGCTGATGTCAGAGAAGCTTTGGGAAACGATAATAACTGCTTCAATTAAGATAACGGTTATTTTGATCGCATCGTGGCTAGCTGTCCGATTAGGTAAAAAATTTATTAAAAAAGTGTTTTTAATGCGAATGCGTTCACCATTAGACCATTCAGAACGTCGACAAACAACAATTTCAAGATTATTACAAAGTGTCATTTCCTATGCTGTTTATTTTTCGGCAATCATTGCTATTCTCGCTATCTTAGAGATTAGGATAGCTGGATTATTAGCTGGAGCAGGGATTGTCGGTTTAGCAATCGGTTTTGGTGCGCAGAGTTTAGTGAAGGATGTCATTACTGGATTTTTTATTATTTTTGAAGATCAATTTGGTGTTGGCGATTATATAAAAATAAATGCAGCTGAAGGAACTGTTGTAGAGATAGGTTTACGTACAACAAAGATTAATGGTTCTACAGGGGAGCAGTTTATTATTCCGAATGGTTCGATTGGTGATGTTGTCAATTACTCTGTCAACAACTCTAAAATTTATATAGATTTACAAATGGCGACCGATGCTAATTTTGAAAGAGCTGAATCTATTATTAAAAAGTATTTAGATACTTTACCTAAAATTCATAAAGAACTTGTAACAGTACCAGTTTTTTTAGGTGTACAGAATGTCAAAGGCACAGAGGTAACGATTCGTATAGCCGCAGAGACATTACCACAACAGCAATATGGAGTGGCACGTACTATTCGTCGTGATGTTACAAAACTCTTTGAAGAAAATAATATTCCGATGGCTCATCCGAAAATGATGTTCTATGGTGGTGTTAATGGAAATGAAGAGGGGAGAAGTGAGTAA
- the rpsR gene encoding 30S ribosomal protein S18, whose product MAPRRGGRKRRKVCYFTSNNITHIDYKDVDLLKKFISERGKILPRRVTGTSAKYQRKLTSAIKVSRIMGLLPFVAEDK is encoded by the coding sequence ATGGCACCACGTCGCGGAGGCCGCAAACGCCGTAAAGTTTGCTACTTCACTTCAAACAATATTACGCATATCGACTACAAAGATGTAGATCTTTTAAAGAAATTCATCTCTGAGCGCGGTAAAATTTTACCACGTCGCGTAACTGGCACAAGTGCAAAGTACCAACGTAAATTAACTTCAGCTATCAAAGTATCTCGTATCATGGGATTACTTCCATTCGTAGCAGAAGACAAATAA
- the ssb gene encoding single-stranded DNA-binding protein, protein MINRVVLVGRLTKDPELRYTPNGVASTRFTVAVNRTFSNQQGEREADFISCVAWRKQAENLANFMRKGSLIGVEGRIQTGSYEGQDGKRVYTTDVVADSVQFLEPRSGSGAPASPQYGGQTYGNNQPSYGGGQPQQQFGGAMPGQGSFGGDSYQQNQPPVNQPNYTRVDEDPFANSKGPIEVSEDDLPF, encoded by the coding sequence ATGATTAACCGTGTCGTATTAGTTGGAAGACTAACAAAAGATCCTGAGCTACGCTATACACCGAATGGGGTTGCGTCTACACGATTTACAGTTGCTGTGAATCGAACATTCTCAAACCAACAAGGTGAACGCGAAGCTGATTTCATTAGCTGTGTTGCTTGGCGCAAACAGGCTGAAAACCTAGCGAACTTCATGCGAAAAGGAAGTTTAATTGGAGTGGAAGGTCGCATTCAAACAGGTAGCTATGAAGGACAAGATGGTAAGCGAGTATACACAACAGATGTAGTGGCAGATAGCGTACAGTTTTTAGAACCTCGTAGTGGTAGCGGTGCTCCTGCATCTCCTCAATACGGTGGACAGACTTACGGTAATAACCAACCGTCATATGGCGGTGGTCAACCACAACAACAGTTTGGTGGTGCTATGCCAGGGCAGGGTTCATTTGGCGGCGATTCTTATCAGCAAAATCAACCACCTGTGAATCAGCCGAACTATACACGTGTAGATGAGGATCCATTTGCTAATAGCAAAGGACCGATAGAAGTATCTGAGGACGATTTACCGTTCTAA